From the genome of Gemmatimonas phototrophica, one region includes:
- the infC gene encoding translation initiation factor IF-3 — MCQRACAVCDAGSSQGSAFSVSSTGVRTIQDSTKRPPRVNRQIRISPVRVIGADGSQLGILEVDAALSMAVELGLDLVEVAAAARPPVVRIMDYGKFKFEQAKQARLAKKKQHVIHLKEVKYRPGIDDHDFDTKTRHARQFLEEGNKVKVTLMFRGRQIAHPELGRAVVERVSQQLADLAKVESAPTMEGKSMTMILAPK; from the coding sequence GTGTGTCAGAGGGCGTGTGCCGTATGCGACGCGGGCTCCTCACAGGGGTCCGCGTTTTCTGTTTCTTCTACCGGAGTACGCACTATTCAGGATTCGACGAAGCGTCCGCCACGGGTGAACCGGCAGATCCGGATCAGTCCCGTTCGCGTGATCGGCGCTGACGGCAGCCAGCTTGGCATCCTCGAAGTGGACGCAGCATTGTCCATGGCGGTGGAGCTTGGTCTCGATCTCGTAGAAGTGGCGGCGGCTGCACGGCCTCCCGTGGTCCGCATCATGGACTACGGCAAGTTCAAGTTCGAACAGGCCAAGCAAGCCCGACTCGCGAAGAAGAAGCAGCACGTGATTCATCTCAAGGAGGTCAAGTACCGCCCTGGGATCGACGATCACGACTTCGATACGAAGACCCGCCATGCCCGGCAGTTCCTCGAAGAAGGCAACAAGGTCAAGGTGACGCTGATGTTCCGCGGCCGCCAGATTGCTCACCCCGAGTTGGGGCGTGCGGTGGTGGAGCGGGTCTCGCAGCAGCTCGCCGATCTGGCCAAAGTCGAGAGTGCGCCAACGATGGAAGGAAAATCGATGACGATGATCCTCGCGCCCAAGTGA